Proteins found in one Candidatus Desulfofervidus auxilii genomic segment:
- a CDS encoding KpsF/GutQ family sugar-phosphate isomerase, protein MKNKEIKDILRRAKEVLKIEAEGILGIIDKLGPEFAKAVEIILKTDGRVIVTGVGKSGIIGRKIVATLNSTGTPALFLHPVEAMHGDLGMVTKKDIILAISNSGETGEITILIPSFKRLGAPLIALTGNPNSTLAKHSDIVIDTGVKREACPLGLAPTASTTAALAMGDALAVVLLERRRFTAEDFRRFHPAGHLGKKLGPKVEDLMQKTDNLLLIKPSMKIKSIFPQLVKNEFLWVVKRQQLQGLIDNNVKAKLFIEKEKVAKMYVKEVCIKVETISPKTPAIDALELMRQKGLDVLGVVNEKNHFLGAIFLKDLLNKATFSFT, encoded by the coding sequence ATGAAAAATAAAGAGATTAAGGATATCTTAAGAAGGGCAAAAGAAGTTTTAAAAATAGAGGCTGAAGGTATCTTAGGTATTATTGATAAACTTGGGCCAGAATTTGCTAAGGCAGTAGAAATTATTCTTAAAACTGATGGTCGGGTGATTGTTACAGGAGTAGGTAAATCAGGCATCATAGGAAGAAAGATTGTTGCTACTTTAAATAGTACTGGTACTCCTGCTCTTTTTTTACATCCTGTAGAGGCAATGCATGGTGATTTAGGTATGGTAACAAAAAAAGATATTATTTTAGCTATTTCTAATAGTGGTGAAACTGGTGAAATTACTATCCTTATTCCTAGTTTTAAACGTTTAGGTGCGCCACTTATTGCTCTTACTGGCAATCCTAATTCTACTTTAGCAAAGCATAGTGATATTGTAATTGATACAGGAGTAAAAAGAGAGGCCTGTCCTTTAGGACTCGCACCAACAGCTAGTACAACAGCTGCTTTGGCTATGGGAGATGCTTTAGCTGTAGTTTTACTTGAAAGAAGGCGTTTTACTGCAGAAGATTTTCGTCGTTTTCATCCTGCAGGACATTTAGGAAAAAAGTTAGGACCAAAAGTAGAGGATCTTATGCAAAAGACAGATAATCTTTTGCTTATAAAACCTAGTATGAAAATAAAATCCATTTTCCCACAATTGGTAAAAAATGAATTTCTCTGGGTAGTAAAACGACAACAACTACAAGGATTAATAGATAATAATGTAAAAGCAAAATTGTTTATTGAGAAAGAGAAAGTAGCAAAAATGTATGTAAAGGAAGTCTGTATTAAAGTAGAAACCATTTCTCCAAAAACACCAGCTATTGATGCTTTAGAACTTATGCGTCAAAAAGGGTTAGATGTTTTAGGTGTTGTTAATGAAAAAAATCATTTTTTAGGGGCAATATTTCTTAAAGATTTATTAAATAAAGCTACTTTTTCTTTTACTTAA
- a CDS encoding response regulator: MSEDIKESKAAEEKYRLLFEQNPDAILLIDENGKIVMANDAFCMLVEDKKVEGKFFFDYVAKEDKKHFLFYYKRRKKITLPSRYSFTLITHKGQRREVDGTIILLPDKKTSLTVLRDITPLIEAEARFQALSEETPVGVFFIEEGKFTYVNPKIAKIFETTPKEMIGKNLLEFVAPTSRKIVEKAIKNKLSDRKKTDQYEFQGLTAKGKIITCEVRSQSITYRGKPAIVGSLIDITERKKQEMELIRAKEEALSANRAKTAFLANMSHEMRTPLNAILGFTELLFETNLTPQQKEYVKTIFNSAKHLNDLISQVLDISQIEAGIFKIEKKPTSLKKLIEEVASIIKQRALIKGLKFKLSLSKKLPERILTDPLRLRQALLNLLHNALKYTEYGYISLSVKHKNKKLIFTIKDTGCGIPKEKLPHIFERFLPFERKEGGLGLGLAITKEVIEKLGGAIKVKSQIQRGTIFEVNLPIEEAKKEEILPKADVLLIEGDELTAKLILSYLQTRGLSTYTLKEGNQAIKMAMKLHPSFIMLNLLLPDIFGFEILKELKQNEKTKRIPVIIYSTFNEKLFTFGIADYLKKPITKKEILRVVLPYLHRKGDIFIIDNDETTVEFIAKIIKKLGYKAETFLSAKDAIEALDQKIPFLLIINPFLPKIDIFKLFSNLKFNKIKDVPIVVFISKKLSKRKIYELKEKTIALVEKEGENKEKIIGLLKKFFEIPQGLVLLAEDDPASQRLIKNILEKEGISVDVVEDGESAINAAHKKAYDLIIMDMRMPKLDGYEATRHLKSDPETRNIPIIALTAYALKEDKKRCLEAGADDYLAKPVSKREILCILKKYIEASRKVEEEEDRKYYINYLKETIQKMESAFKTGDIDTFLRLAHNLKGSGQAYGFTEISLLGKMLEEEIKKGEKEIINLLFTQLCQKVKEYGTN, translated from the coding sequence ATGAGTGAGGATATAAAAGAATCAAAAGCTGCTGAGGAAAAATATCGTTTACTTTTTGAACAAAATCCCGATGCCATCCTGCTTATTGATGAAAATGGAAAAATTGTAATGGCAAATGATGCTTTTTGTATGCTAGTAGAAGATAAAAAAGTAGAGGGAAAATTTTTCTTTGATTATGTGGCAAAAGAAGACAAAAAACACTTTCTTTTTTATTATAAAAGAAGAAAAAAAATAACCTTACCTTCTCGCTATTCTTTTACTTTAATTACACATAAAGGTCAACGTAGAGAAGTTGATGGCACAATTATCCTTTTACCTGATAAAAAAACTAGTTTAACTGTTCTAAGAGATATAACACCACTTATAGAAGCTGAAGCAAGATTTCAAGCCTTATCCGAAGAAACCCCAGTAGGAGTATTTTTTATTGAAGAAGGTAAATTTACTTATGTAAATCCTAAAATTGCTAAAATTTTCGAAACTACTCCAAAAGAAATGATAGGAAAAAACCTATTAGAATTTGTTGCGCCTACTTCTAGAAAAATTGTAGAAAAAGCAATTAAAAATAAACTTTCTGATCGTAAAAAGACAGATCAATATGAATTTCAAGGGCTTACTGCTAAGGGGAAAATCATTACTTGCGAAGTACGCAGTCAGAGTATTACTTATCGAGGGAAACCAGCTATTGTAGGTAGTTTAATAGATATTACAGAAAGAAAAAAACAAGAAATGGAACTTATTCGAGCAAAAGAAGAAGCCCTTTCTGCCAATAGAGCAAAAACTGCTTTTCTCGCAAATATGTCTCATGAGATGCGTACTCCTTTAAATGCTATACTTGGTTTTACAGAATTATTATTTGAAACAAATCTAACACCACAACAAAAAGAATATGTAAAAACCATATTTAATTCTGCCAAACACTTAAATGATTTAATTAGTCAAGTGTTAGATATAAGCCAAATAGAAGCAGGTATTTTTAAAATAGAGAAAAAGCCAACATCACTTAAAAAATTAATTGAAGAAGTAGCTAGTATTATTAAACAAAGAGCCCTTATTAAAGGGCTTAAATTTAAATTATCATTAAGCAAAAAATTACCAGAACGTATTCTTACAGATCCTTTAAGATTAAGGCAAGCTTTACTTAATCTTTTGCATAATGCTTTAAAATATACAGAATATGGATATATATCTCTTAGTGTAAAACACAAGAATAAAAAACTTATTTTTACTATAAAAGATACAGGCTGTGGCATTCCAAAAGAAAAACTTCCTCATATTTTTGAACGTTTTTTACCTTTTGAAAGAAAAGAGGGAGGATTAGGGCTTGGTTTAGCTATTACTAAAGAAGTAATAGAAAAATTAGGAGGAGCAATAAAAGTTAAAAGTCAAATACAAAGAGGCACAATTTTTGAGGTAAATCTTCCTATAGAAGAAGCAAAAAAAGAAGAAATTCTGCCAAAAGCAGATGTCCTTCTTATTGAAGGTGATGAACTTACTGCAAAGCTTATTTTATCTTATTTGCAAACCAGAGGATTAAGTACATATACTTTAAAAGAGGGAAATCAAGCAATTAAAATGGCAATGAAACTTCATCCATCATTCATTATGCTTAATCTTCTTTTGCCTGATATATTTGGATTTGAGATTTTAAAGGAATTAAAACAAAATGAAAAAACAAAAAGAATCCCAGTAATTATATATTCTACATTTAATGAAAAACTATTTACATTCGGAATAGCAGATTATCTAAAAAAACCTATTACTAAAAAAGAAATTCTTAGAGTTGTTTTACCTTATTTACATAGAAAAGGTGATATATTTATTATTGATAATGATGAAACTACAGTTGAATTTATAGCAAAAATTATTAAAAAATTAGGATACAAAGCAGAAACATTTTTATCAGCTAAAGATGCAATAGAAGCACTAGATCAAAAAATCCCTTTTCTTCTTATTATTAATCCATTTTTGCCTAAAATTGACATATTTAAATTATTTTCAAATTTAAAATTTAACAAGATAAAAGATGTTCCAATAGTTGTATTTATATCAAAGAAACTTAGTAAAAGAAAAATTTATGAATTAAAAGAAAAAACAATAGCATTAGTGGAAAAAGAAGGAGAAAACAAAGAAAAAATTATTGGATTACTTAAAAAATTTTTTGAAATACCTCAAGGTTTGGTGCTTTTAGCTGAAGATGACCCTGCTAGCCAGCGTCTTATTAAAAATATTTTAGAAAAAGAAGGAATTAGTGTAGATGTCGTAGAAGATGGTGAATCAGCTATTAATGCTGCTCATAAAAAAGCCTATGACCTTATTATCATGGATATGAGAATGCCAAAATTAGATGGTTATGAGGCAACAAGACATCTTAAGTCAGATCCAGAAACAAGAAATATTCCTATTATTGCTCTTACAGCTTATGCTTTAAAAGAAGATAAGAAACGTTGTTTGGAAGCTGGTGCAGATGACTATTTAGCTAAACCAGTAAGTAAAAGGGAAATTTTATGTATATTAAAAAAATATATTGAAGCTAGCAGAAAAGTTGAAGAAGAGGAAGATAGAAAATATTATATTAATTACTTAAAAGAAACTATCCAAAAAATGGAAAGTGCTTTTAAAACAGGAGATATTGATACATTTTTACGTCTAGCACATAATCTAAAAGGCTCTGGTCAAGCTTATGGATTCACTGAAATTTCCCTTTTAGGAAAAATGTTAGAAGAAGAGATTAAAAAAGGAGAGAAAGAAATTATAAATCTTCTTTTCACCCAACTTTGTCAAAAGGTAAAAGAATATGGAACAAATTAA
- a CDS encoding segregation/condensation protein A — protein MEPLQIKLEFFEGPLDLLLHLVKKHQVDIYDIPIALITEQYLDYLRFMKSLNIDLASEYLLMAATLVHIKSRMLLASPEEEDPREEITQALLDYMKVKDMAEFLEQRQILHRDVFVRYGIEEIIGEETFIFPTIFDLLDAFRQVLEAAKLAEIVPEEIEPINLEEKIKEIFTRLQDEQEILFERLFDEVTTKAEMIVTFLAILYMAKDGVIILYQTSPWAPIRIKRVLAPKKTPHLEVV, from the coding sequence ATGGAACCATTACAAATTAAATTAGAATTCTTTGAAGGACCGTTAGATTTGCTTCTTCACTTAGTGAAGAAGCATCAAGTAGACATCTATGATATTCCTATAGCACTTATTACTGAGCAATACCTAGATTATTTACGCTTTATGAAATCACTTAATATAGATTTAGCAAGTGAATACCTTTTAATGGCAGCTACTTTAGTACATATTAAATCCCGTATGTTATTAGCCTCACCTGAGGAAGAAGACCCTAGAGAAGAAATTACTCAAGCACTTTTAGATTACATGAAAGTAAAAGATATGGCAGAATTCTTAGAACAACGACAAATTCTACATAGAGATGTATTTGTAAGATATGGCATTGAAGAAATTATTGGAGAAGAAACATTTATCTTTCCAACCATCTTTGACTTATTAGATGCTTTTAGACAAGTACTAGAAGCTGCTAAATTAGCAGAGATTGTACCTGAGGAAATAGAACCTATTAATTTAGAAGAAAAAATAAAAGAAATTTTTACACGTTTACAGGATGAACAAGAGATCCTTTTTGAAAGACTATTTGATGAAGTAACAACTAAGGCAGAAATGATTGTCACTTTTTTAGCCATTCTTTATATGGCTAAAGATGGTGTAATAATTCTTTATCAAACCTCTCCTTGGGCTCCTATTCGAATAAAACGTGTTTTAGCTCCTAAAAAAACACCACATTTAGAAGTAGTATAA
- the purF gene encoding amidophosphoribosyltransferase, whose product MQKLKENCGIFGVFGHPEAAKLVYFGLYALQHRGQESAGIVVSDGKRVYEHKGMGLVPEVFNEEILNNLPGHVAIGHVRYSTTGSSLFRNAQPFVVYHLGKTLAIAHNGNIVNAYQLRKQLEEDGAIFQSTMDSEIIIHLWVRYFYLGLEEGLAKALSKLKGAYSLVLMTEDTLIAARDPFGFRPLCLGRLKNGGYVIASETCALDLIEAEYIREIEPGEILFINEKETFSLHLPSVHRHAYCIFELIYFARPDSIIFGRNVYLFRKAQGKELAKERLIEADFVMPFPDSGNYVTIGYAQAANLPFEMGMIRNHYVGRTFIQPSPTMRAFGVKVKLNPVKELLKGKRIIILEDSIIRGTTCRTRIKTLREIGAKEVHLLVSCPPHRYPCFYGIDFSSKGELIAATKSVEEIKKFLGLDSLYYLSIDGLLRAATIPKEKFCLACFNGEYPIPLEREFSKDWLEK is encoded by the coding sequence ATGCAAAAGCTTAAAGAAAATTGTGGTATATTTGGGGTCTTTGGCCATCCAGAAGCAGCTAAATTGGTTTATTTTGGCCTTTATGCGCTTCAGCACAGAGGACAAGAAAGTGCTGGGATTGTTGTCTCTGATGGTAAAAGAGTTTATGAACACAAGGGAATGGGATTGGTGCCAGAGGTATTTAATGAAGAAATCTTAAATAATCTTCCTGGACATGTTGCCATTGGACATGTACGTTATTCTACTACAGGTTCTTCTCTCTTTCGAAATGCTCAACCTTTTGTTGTTTATCATTTAGGAAAAACATTAGCAATTGCACATAATGGAAATATTGTAAATGCTTATCAGTTAAGAAAACAATTAGAAGAAGATGGCGCTATCTTTCAATCTACTATGGATAGCGAAATTATTATCCACCTCTGGGTACGTTACTTTTATTTAGGATTAGAGGAAGGATTAGCTAAAGCATTGAGTAAATTAAAAGGTGCTTATTCTTTAGTACTTATGACTGAAGATACACTTATTGCTGCTCGTGACCCATTTGGTTTTCGCCCTTTATGTTTAGGTAGATTAAAAAATGGTGGTTATGTTATAGCTTCTGAAACTTGTGCTTTAGATTTAATCGAAGCTGAATATATAAGAGAAATTGAACCTGGAGAAATTCTCTTTATTAATGAAAAAGAAACATTTTCACTTCATCTTCCTTCTGTCCATCGTCATGCTTACTGTATTTTTGAATTAATTTATTTTGCTAGACCAGACAGCATCATATTTGGTAGAAATGTATATCTTTTCCGTAAAGCTCAAGGAAAGGAATTAGCAAAGGAAAGGTTAATAGAAGCTGACTTTGTCATGCCTTTTCCTGATTCAGGAAATTATGTCACAATTGGCTATGCTCAAGCAGCTAATTTGCCATTTGAAATGGGAATGATTAGAAATCATTATGTAGGTCGTACTTTTATTCAGCCATCTCCAACTATGCGAGCATTTGGAGTAAAAGTAAAACTTAATCCTGTAAAAGAATTACTTAAAGGCAAACGTATTATCATTTTAGAAGATTCTATCATCCGAGGTACAACTTGCCGTACCAGAATAAAAACATTACGAGAAATTGGTGCAAAAGAGGTCCATTTGCTTGTAAGCTGTCCTCCTCATCGTTATCCATGTTTTTATGGTATAGATTTTTCTTCAAAAGGAGAACTTATTGCTGCTACCAAAAGTGTAGAAGAAATAAAAAAATTTTTAGGATTAGATAGCCTTTATTATTTAAGTATTGATGGATTATTAAGAGCAGCTACTATCCCAAAAGAAAAATTCTGTCTTGCCTGTTTTAATGGAGAATATCCTATTCCTCTTGAAAGAGAATTTTCTAAAGATTGGCTTGAAAAATAA
- a CDS encoding ATP-dependent 6-phosphofructokinase, with amino-acid sequence MFELIENIETNISTLGPAKVESPIIKKGNIIRHFVEEGERVLVNVTQSYVETCLKNHQPFLSFEMAGPRRKIYFDPAKLKCGIVTCGGLCPGINDVIRALVMELYHVYGVKNIYGFKYGLEGFIPKYGHELIELTPAYVASIHELGGTILGTSRGPQNIEEIVDTLERLNIGILFMIGGDGTLRAAEKISQEIKRRELKCSVIGIPKTIDNDIYLVEKSFGFDTAVEKSTEAIRAAHTEAIAAYNGIGVVKLMGRHSGFIAAYATLALREVNFTLIPEVDFDLEGEHGLLEALRRRLKARRHAVIVVAEGAGQKYFADQDLGTDPSGNPRLGDIGKFLVEKIQSYFASLKIPITLKYIDPSYIIRSLPANANDHIYCGFLAQNAVHAGMAGKTEMLVSSWHNTYVHIPIKAAITKRKTIDPNSALWFSVLETTGQPRLKN; translated from the coding sequence ATGTTTGAATTGATAGAAAATATAGAAACAAACATCTCTACCCTTGGCCCAGCAAAGGTTGAATCTCCCATTATTAAGAAAGGTAATATCATTCGGCACTTTGTAGAAGAAGGAGAAAGAGTACTTGTTAATGTTACTCAAAGTTATGTAGAAACTTGTCTTAAAAATCATCAACCTTTTCTTTCCTTTGAAATGGCTGGTCCTAGACGAAAAATATATTTTGATCCTGCAAAATTAAAGTGTGGCATTGTTACTTGTGGAGGGTTATGTCCTGGTATAAATGACGTTATTCGAGCTTTGGTCATGGAATTATATCATGTTTATGGAGTAAAAAATATTTATGGATTTAAATATGGTTTAGAAGGTTTTATTCCAAAATATGGTCATGAACTTATAGAACTTACTCCAGCATATGTAGCTAGTATTCATGAATTAGGTGGAACTATCTTAGGCACTTCACGTGGGCCACAAAATATAGAAGAAATTGTAGATACACTTGAAAGATTAAATATTGGAATTTTATTCATGATAGGTGGTGATGGTACCTTAAGAGCAGCAGAAAAAATCTCTCAAGAAATCAAACGTAGAGAATTAAAGTGTAGTGTAATTGGTATTCCTAAAACTATAGATAATGACATTTATCTTGTAGAAAAAAGCTTTGGGTTTGATACAGCAGTTGAAAAATCAACTGAAGCTATTCGAGCTGCACATACAGAAGCTATAGCTGCTTATAATGGTATTGGAGTAGTAAAACTTATGGGAAGACACTCTGGTTTTATTGCTGCTTATGCTACTTTAGCTTTAAGGGAAGTAAACTTTACTCTTATCCCAGAAGTGGACTTTGATTTAGAAGGTGAACATGGATTACTTGAAGCATTACGTCGTAGATTAAAAGCAAGAAGACATGCTGTAATTGTAGTCGCTGAAGGAGCAGGACAAAAATACTTTGCTGATCAGGACTTAGGCACAGATCCATCAGGAAATCCTAGATTAGGAGATATAGGCAAATTTTTAGTAGAAAAAATTCAATCATATTTTGCGAGTCTTAAAATTCCTATTACTTTGAAATATATAGATCCAAGTTATATCATTCGCAGTTTACCTGCTAATGCTAATGATCATATTTATTGTGGTTTTTTAGCCCAAAATGCTGTACATGCAGGAATGGCTGGAAAAACAGAAATGCTTGTTTCTTCTTGGCACAATACATATGTTCATATTCCTATAAAAGCAGCCATAACTAAAAGAAAAACTATTGATCCAAATAGTGCTCTTTGGTTTAGTGTTTTAGAAACTACAGGACAACCGAGGTTGAAAAACTAA
- a CDS encoding diguanylate cyclase, protein MEQIKIMIVEDDPAMQRLLSRILKKEGFKVIIAKSPKEVIPLCFQTNPHLIIMDIILPEKNGFTLVKEIKQHPALASIPIVFYTVKDDIDSRLEGLELGAIDFIEKTKLLSESELRLKIKNIVNLIKENIKLKEKVRIDFLTGILNREGLLEMLNLELSQLKRHNLPLSLLMLDIDNFKLYNDTYGHLAGDKVLKELANLIKENIRKTDIFGRYGGEEFLVILPNTPLPRACLLGKRLINIVYKANIPHCHGIKGRLTVSIGADKAFPEDNCFTLIERVDKALYQAKQKGKNLIVCFDR, encoded by the coding sequence ATGGAACAAATTAAAATAATGATTGTAGAAGATGACCCAGCCATGCAGCGTCTTTTAAGTCGTATATTAAAGAAAGAGGGATTTAAAGTAATAATAGCTAAATCTCCAAAAGAAGTTATTCCTCTTTGTTTTCAAACAAATCCTCATCTGATTATCATGGATATAATTTTGCCTGAAAAAAATGGCTTTACTTTAGTGAAAGAAATAAAACAACATCCTGCTTTAGCTTCTATACCAATTGTCTTTTATACAGTAAAAGATGATATTGATAGTCGTTTAGAGGGGTTAGAATTAGGTGCTATAGATTTTATTGAGAAGACAAAATTATTGTCTGAATCTGAATTGCGATTAAAAATTAAAAATATTGTCAATCTTATTAAAGAAAATATAAAACTTAAAGAAAAAGTAAGAATTGATTTTTTAACAGGTATTTTAAATCGAGAAGGACTTCTTGAGATGCTTAATTTAGAACTTTCACAATTAAAAAGACACAATTTACCACTTTCTCTACTTATGCTTGATATAGACAATTTTAAGCTTTACAATGATACATATGGTCATCTTGCTGGAGATAAAGTTTTAAAAGAATTGGCGAATCTTATAAAAGAAAACATAAGAAAAACTGATATATTTGGTCGTTATGGTGGAGAAGAATTTTTAGTAATTTTGCCTAATACGCCTCTTCCAAGAGCCTGTCTTTTGGGTAAAAGACTTATAAATATTGTTTATAAAGCAAATATACCACATTGTCATGGAATAAAAGGACGTCTTACTGTTAGTATAGGAGCTGATAAAGCTTTTCCTGAGGATAACTGTTTTACTTTAATAGAGAGAGTAGATAAAGCCCTTTATCAAGCAAAACAAAAAGGAAAAAATCTTATTGTTTGTTTTGATAGATAA
- a CDS encoding dihydrodipicolinate synthase family protein, with protein MLPKGLICPLLAPLKKSGEIDKNSFIRLWESVRPFVAAIAVGSNFSLEGVYFTYEQKKALFELALNLWDKKIPLFFDITTSDENSTFKLAHFTLKIIKNYFDHIIIEILPLWYRSNRGLPQHIDALRAKTKAIFILDNHPRLVQMRKKFLKHKNIRTAVFKKLTKRDFIKGMVFQGNLTRFLNYQRALHGRDFYFYEADELAFLHQPTSDGIMTITANLIPELWQKIMKKNQDIFAIALAIEKLYQICHTHPGVIKWALMEKGIFSENYTPFPQPLTKKAIQRMKKWMNQYIGGKDV; from the coding sequence ATGTTACCAAAAGGTTTAATTTGTCCATTATTAGCACCACTTAAAAAAAGTGGGGAAATAGATAAAAACTCTTTTATACGTCTTTGGGAAAGTGTCAGACCATTTGTAGCTGCTATAGCTGTAGGAAGCAATTTTTCTTTAGAAGGGGTTTATTTTACTTATGAACAAAAAAAGGCATTATTTGAACTTGCATTAAACTTATGGGATAAAAAAATACCTTTATTTTTTGATATCACTACTTCTGATGAAAATTCTACTTTTAAATTGGCACATTTTACTTTAAAAATTATTAAAAATTATTTTGACCATATTATTATTGAAATTTTACCACTTTGGTATCGAAGCAATCGTGGTCTACCTCAACATATTGATGCTTTAAGAGCAAAGACTAAAGCAATATTTATTTTAGACAATCATCCAAGATTAGTACAAATGAGAAAAAAATTTTTAAAACACAAAAATATCCGTACAGCTGTTTTTAAGAAATTAACAAAACGTGATTTTATTAAGGGTATGGTATTTCAAGGAAATTTAACACGTTTTCTCAATTATCAGCGTGCTTTACATGGTCGTGATTTTTATTTTTATGAAGCAGATGAACTTGCTTTTCTACATCAACCTACTAGTGATGGTATTATGACAATTACAGCAAACCTTATTCCAGAATTATGGCAAAAAATTATGAAAAAAAATCAAGATATATTTGCCATAGCATTGGCTATAGAAAAATTATATCAAATTTGTCATACACATCCTGGTGTGATAAAATGGGCTTTAATGGAAAAAGGGATATTTTCTGAAAATTATACTCCTTTCCCTCAACCTTTAACAAAAAAAGCTATTCAGCGAATGAAAAAGTGGATGAATCAATATATAGGGGGAAAAGATGTTTGA